The following proteins are co-located in the Cryptosporidium parvum Iowa II chromosome 6, whole genome shotgun sequence genome:
- a CDS encoding AMP-activated protein kinase beta chain (has isoamylase N-terminal domain), which produces MGIVSSSSNLSSIDKPNEQNNFHCTNGHMNGHNLENIQCVIRWSFGGDEVFVTGSFNFWRKQDEYKLFKSGHDHLIAIELTRNIHFFKFIVDGEWRYSPEYPIESDSEGYINNCIDLTKYKAPYYSTPCDKSRYGVQEFHQELPTEFPVDAPALPILLGKSRCPLETANGIHIPFHCISNHIYYDSLVQEIFGTHIVTFCVTKRWFKEKYMQIDHCMQKFTTILYVSFRLIDEFYPILICKKNDYNLNCFSKSVSDSENNNPHYDAYFSDRLLTTAEMFATIFR; this is translated from the coding sequence atggGAATTGTTTCATCAAGTTCAAATCTAAGTTCAATCGATAAACCAAATGAGCAAAATAATTTCCATTGTACTAATGGTCATATGAATGGCCACAATCTAGAAAATATCCAGTGTGTAATTAGATGGTCATTTGGTGGGGATGAGGTATTTGTTACTGGTAGTTTTAACTTTTGGAGAAAGCAGGATGAATACAAGTTATTTAAAAGTGGCCACGATCATTTGATTGCAATAGAGCTTACTAGAAATATTCactttttcaaatttattgtGGATGGAGAGTGGAGATACTCTCCAGAATACCCAATTGAATCAGACAGCGAAggatatataaataattgtatAGATTTAACAAAATATAAAGCTCCATATTATTCAACACCTTGCGATAAATCACGCTACGGCGTCCAGGAGTTCCATCAAGAGCTGCCAACAGAGTTTCCTGTAGATGCGCCAGCATTGCCAATTCTTTTAGGTAAGAGCAGATGCCCACTTGAAACTGCCAATGGTATCCATATTCCGTTTCATTGTATTTCGAACCATATTTACTATGACTCTCTTGTTCAAGAAATCTTTGGAACTCATATAGTGACATTTTGCGTGACCAAGCGTTGGTTTAAAGAAAAGTACATGCAAATTGATCATTGTATGCAAAAGTTTACGACAATACTATATGTGTCCTTTAGAttaattgatgaattttATCCTATATTAATTTGCAAGAAAAATGACTACAATTTAAATTGTTTTTCTAAAAGTGTTTCTGACTCAGAAAATAACAATCCTCA